The following proteins are encoded in a genomic region of Haemorhous mexicanus isolate bHaeMex1 chromosome 11, bHaeMex1.pri, whole genome shotgun sequence:
- the IL5RA gene encoding interleukin-5 receptor subunit alpha: MMARGMPVFLLLLWTTHTPQGTGVQVLPPVNFTLTVSALAQVLLQWEPNPAQEQNNSTVRYDVKILSPEPEEYDTRRTHSVRTAALHNGFSARVRTLLLQEGLQMSSDWVEGNLPPLPGAAETSVTNLSCVTHVTIPGNVSLRCTWLPGQGAPEDTKYFLFYRYETHTEECPTYTKDKWSRNTECRFSSTQIKPDEIDNLVVIHINGSSRRAAIKPFQQLFNQNAIEKVNIPRNISISLEQNDLLATWEKPISPFHEECFEYEFYLINLKSGNQQILRISSSSFQLWVDASSRYSIRIRANLNHICRAPGVWSDWSDTIYVGQNKLESSTAWILTLLCVSTSCTLLLAAIICQINHVWRKLFPPIPTPSNKFRDPFPTDYERARTCPSSTETEVGSLAEGLSCSGLDDSVF; the protein is encoded by the exons ATGATGGCCAGGGGGATGCCagttttcctgctcctcctctggaCAACACACACACCTCAAGGCACAGGAG TTCAGGTTTTGCCACCTGTTAACTTCACCCTCACAGTCTCTGCATTAGCACAAGTGCTGTTACAGTGGGAGCCAAACCCTGCTCAGGAACAAAACAACTCCACCGTTAGATACGATGTGAAAATCCTGAGCCCTGAGCCAGAAGAG taCGACACCAGGAGGACTCACAGTGTGCGAACTGCGGCGCTGCACAACGGCTTCTCCGCCCGCGTGCgcaccctgctcctccaggagggCCTCCAGATGAGCAGCGACTGGGTGGAGGGAAACCTCCCACCTCTGCCAG gtgctgcagagaCCTCTGTCACCAACCTGTCCTGTGTCACCCATGTCACCATCCCTGGCAATGTCTCTCTCCGTTGCACTTGGCTCCCTGGCCAAGGGGCTCCAGAAGACACCAAATACTTCCTGTTTTACAG GTATGAGACCCACACAGAGGAATGTCCCACTTACACCAAAGACAAGTGGAGCAGGAATACTGAGTGCAGATTTTCAAGTACTCAGATCAAACCTGATGAGATTGACAACCTCGTTGTCATTCACATTAATGGCTCCAGCAGACGTGCTGCAATCAAGCCTTTCCAGCAGTTATTTAACCAAAATGCCATTG AGAAAGTGAATATTCCCAGAAATATCAGCATATCCCTGGAGCAAAATGATCTCCTGGCCACGTGGGAGAAGCCAATTTCTCCTTTCCATGAGGAATGTTTTGAATATGAATTTTATCTCATCAACCTGAAGTCAGGAAACCAGCAG ATCCTGAGAATCTCCTCCAGCAGTTTCCAGCTGTGGGTGGATGCCAGCAGCAGATATTCCATCAGGATCAGGGCCAACCTCAACCACATCTGCCGTGCCCCTGGAGTCTGGAGTGACTGGAGTGACACCATTTATGTTG GACAAAATAAACTGGAGAGTTCCACAGCCTGGATTCTCactctgctctgtgtgtccACGTCCTGCACATTGCTGCTTGCTGCCATAATATGCCAAAT AAACCACGTTTGGAGGAAACTGTTCCCACCAATCCCAACGCCCAGCAACAAATTCCGAGACCCTTTCCCAACTGACTACGAG
- the TRNT1 gene encoding CCA tRNA nucleotidyltransferase 1, mitochondrial, which yields MWAELWAVPRRAGLRLLRRRHGGSGSGTGTMRLQAPQFQALFTPGLRSVAELFEKKNYELRIAGGAVRDLLSGVTPQDIDFATTATPAEMKEMFTAAGVRLINNKGEKHGTITARLHEENFEITTLRIDVVTDGRHAEVEFTTDWHKDAERRDLTVNSMFLGLDGTLYDFFNGYEDLKNKKIRFVGKAAERIQEDYLRILRYFRFYGRIAEKPGDHEPITLQAIKENAKGLAGISGERIWVELKKILLGNHVNHLVQLMYELDIAQYIGLPLAGNLEEFARVSKNIQNLSPKPMTVLTSLFKGKDDVTNLDLRLKISKEEKNLGLFLVKHRQELTKGSGPEPLRPYQDFLMDSREANTNSRILELLKYQGEEQLLKEMQEWTVPSFPVSGHDLRKMGVSSGKEIGTALQQLRDEWKKSGYHMDKEELLSCLKKL from the exons AtgtgggctgagctctgggctgtgccccgcAGGGCCGGGCTGCGGCTGCTGCGGCGGCGGCAcggcgggagcggctccggcaCCGGCACCATGAGGCTGCAGGCGCCGCAGTTCCAGGCGCTCTTCACGCCGGGGCTGCGCAGCGTGGCCG aactGTTTGAGAAGAAGAACTATGAGCTGAGAATAGCAGGAGGGGCCGTGAGGGATTTGCTGAGCGGAGTGACACCACAGGACATCGATTTTGCCACCACAGCCACACCAGCAGAGATGAAGGAAATGTTCACAGCAGCTGGGGTTCGTCTGATCAAtaacaaaggagaaaaacacGGAACCATCACTGCCAGG CTCCATGAAGAGAATTTTGAGATTACCACTCTCCGCATAGACGTGGTCACCGACGGGCGGCACGCGGAGGTGGAGTTCACCACGGACTGGCACAAGGATGCTGAGAGGAGGGACCTCACTGTCAACTCCATGTTCCTAG gtTTGGATGGGACACTCTATGATTTCTTTAATGGCTATGAAGacttgaaaaacaagaaaatcagATTTGTGGGCAAGGCAGCTGAGAGAATACAAGAAGATTATTTAAGAATCCTGAGATACTTCAG ATTTTATGGAAGAATTGCGGAGAAACCTGGAGATCATGAACCTATTACACTGCAAGCAATTAAAGAAAATGCCAAAGGCTTGGCTGGAATATCAGGAGAAAGGATTTGGGtggaactgaaaaaaattcttcttggAAACCATGTCAATCATTTGGTTCAGCTTATGTATGAGCTGGATATTGCCCAGTACATAG ggCTACCACTTGCTGGGAATTTAGAGGAATTTGCCAGAGTCAGTAAAAACATCCAAAATCTGTCTCCAAAACCCATGACTGTCCTGACATCCTTGTTCAAGGGGAAGGATGATGTCACAAACCTGGACCTGAGGCTGAAAATctccaaggaagaaaaaaacctaggCCTTTTCTTGGTGAAGCACAGGCAGGAATTAACCAAAGGCTCAGGGCCAGAACCACTCAGACCATACCAGGACTTCCTGATGGAT TCTAGAGAAGCCAACACCAACTCCAGGATCTTGGAGCTCCTGAAGTAccaaggagaggagcagcttttgaaggaaatgcaggaatggACTGTGCCCTCCTTCCCTGTCAGTGGCCACGACCTCAGGAAGATGGGGGTGTCCTCTGGGAAGGAGATTgggacagcactgcagcagctgagggatgaGTGGAAAAAGAGTGGGTACCACATGGATAAAGAGGAACTGCTGAGCTGCCTGAAGAAGCTGTAA